The nucleotide window GGaatgaaaatgataaagcaaaGAATGTGAAAATCTTAAGAAAGTAGTATTAATTAGTAAGAttaataagaaatgtattttggCAAATTGGCACCGTAGGTGGCTCAAACTCCATTAGATATTTCTCTGAATCAGAAGGGGACTTTCTAAGTACCTGTAAGCCCAATTGAGTGGGAAAAAGATTCTTTTCTGTAGCTggcagttttcccagcagtgaTTGGCTTTATTATGAATAGGAACAGCTTAATTCTGAAAATGTACTGTTGAATGGTTGGAAAGGACTATTAGACTGTGAAACTTACTAGCACAAATGCACAGAGAAGAAACATTGTTCCCAGCCTAAGACTCTATTCTCAAACAGAGAAATGTTCTCTATTAAAATTAgtcttaaaacataaaaaaaagtgaaaacactaaATTACctcaaaaatgaagagaaaatactgAAGAGTACATGATCAACAAGAGTTACTTTAGCTATCTACAAGTATActtcttttattctaaaaaattctatttacaaaGTATGTTTACGTTGCATTATAAGACATGTATCAAATGTTAATAAGTCATTATAGCAATTTTATAAGATGATTCAtatcctttcaaatattttttgtcaccattaaaaaaattaaaatgcagtaaACTGTCATTGCCGCAAAAGAGCACGTGATCTTAAGGGAAGAAACATCTCACTAGAGTTTCCACAAGTTCCTTCTTCTTCTAACTGCAGCTCTGGTGGCAAAGGAGGAGCCCCAGGGTCCCCAGGTCTAGGAAGCGTAGTTGAAGAGAAGGTGGGGTTTTCAGTTCTGCCTacttctagaacaggcaaattcagAGAAGAATCAGTAGAAAAAAAGGGGGCTGTGCTGGATTCTCCTTCTGGATGGTATATGACGGTGGATGCTCTCAGTTTTTCAGAGAAATTACTGTCATCTGAATTTGATCTAGAGAGGTTGTTTGTGGCTCCATCTGGAAAAGGCTCACAGCTGCTACATTTCAGTCCTACAATAAAATTATTCAGATGTAAATGAAAAGTAACTAGAAAACTGAGTCCACACCCATCTTCGAACTTTTTAAAGATTACACAAATTTAAATAGCAGTTTATAAATTGTCATAATCCATTTCACATTTTATCTGCTTTTCCTGACAATCATGAAGCATactattatttacattttctagatACAGGAATAATCTCAAGGAAGCTAAATGACATGCTACAATTCACATTCAATCTGTGTATTTATACTTAACCATTGAAGGacctagaaaaaataaagtagcccctgaaattattcataaaataagaaatagctTTCACaactaaaaaatattctttagcactccagcacacacacacacaaaaaatttaccCCAATTTTAAACTCGGTATATGCTAAAATTCTATGAGTTAATTActtccaattctttttttatttattttttattaaaaaaatttttttacatctttattggagtataattggtttacaatcgtgtgttagtttctgctttataacaaagtgaatcagttatacatatgttcccatatctcttccctcttgtgtctccctccctcccacccgccctatcccacccctctaggtggtcacaaagcaccaagctgatctccctgtgctatgcagctgcttcccactagctagctattttacgtttggtagtgtatatatgtccatgcctctctctcgctttgtcacagcttacccttcccactccccatatcctcaagtccattctctagtaggtctgtgtctttattcctgtcttacccctaggttcttcatgacattttttttttcttaaattgcatatatatgtgttagcacacgttatttgtctttctctttctgacttacttcactctgtatgacagactctagttccatccacctcattacaaatagctcaatttcatttctttttatggctgaggaatattccattgtatatatgtgccacatctttatccattcatctgatgatggacacttaggttgtttccatctctaggctattgtaaatagagctgcaatgaacattttggtacatgactctttttgaattatggttttctcagggtatatgcctagtagtgggattgctgggtcatatggtagctctatttgtagttttttaaggcacctccatactggcACCTCCTCCATAGGCAcctcctccatagtggctgtaccaattcacattcccaccagcagtgcaagagggttcccttttctccacaccctctccagcatttattgtttctagattttttgatgatggccattctgactggtgtgaggtgatatctcattgtacttttgatttgcatttctctaatgattaatgatgttgagcatcctttcatgtgtttgttggcaaactgtatatcttctttggagaaatgtctatttaggtcttctgcccatttttggattgggttgtttgtttttttgttattgagctgcatgagctgcttataaattttggagattaatcctttgtcagttgcttcatttgcaaatattttctcccattctgagggttgtcttttggtcttgtttatggtttcctttgctgtgcaaaagctttgaagtttcattaggtcccatttgtttatttttgtttttatttccatttctcttactTCCAATTCTTGAATCATGGGGTGTTACAAGTGGAAGGGATTCTACAGGTCATCCGGGATAGCCTCTCACTATTAGAGACGAGAAGACAGAGGCCTGGAACAGTGAAGTCATGCCCAACATTCCAGGACTACTTCATGCAAGGGGGACggctagaacccaggtctcctcttCACATTAAATAGAGAATGTCCTGGTTCTCAACCTAACAGTTTACGTAAATGACAGAGGTTGTTCTGAACAAAGAATTCTATATATCCAAAGGGTATAGCCAACAATTAGCCTCAGTGtggaaagaagaaacacaaacacaattTATCTCTCTTTTAGGCTCAGCAAATATTCAACCCAATGGTCTACAGGCACAGAACTTCCTGAGTTGACAGATTTTATGTAAAACCTTCAGAGTCTGTAAAGTACATTTGTACGTCAATTTTTTCCACTAGTTTTTCAACTTCACAATACATTCAGCATTTCTGTCCCATGAAAGAGaaactattttcttaaatatggCTCAAGGGGAAACTTCATCTGTGTTCCAACATGGATTTATAGACTGAGTTCCTTAAGGGAAAAGCCCTAAATTACTAATTTATGTTTCCCTTGCCTAGAACAGCTGGAATAGAGCTGTATCGCATGCACATTTATCTTAAGTGCTctgtagagagagacagagaaagatgggGGTTTGGAGGGAGAGGGGGATTTAAATCGTGCAAACAATTCTACACAGCATTCCAATTTAGTGAGTGTGTGCTCTGGGGTGAGGGTGAGACGAAGAGGTAAATCTGCTACTCCCTTAATCAATCTCAGTTTTATGCCTCTCTCATTTTGCAACACTGAGTGTAATTCTAGTGTTTAAAGTTATATATAACTTATACACGATGATTCTTACCAACATAAGCCAACTACTTCATCATGTAATCAACTGGTGGGAGAAAAACTATCAGAGTTTATCAAAGGTAAAATACTTTACCTATACACTGTTCTTTATGTGTGATATGCATTTTCaggggttacttttttttttttttttgcggtacgcgggcctctcactgttgtggcctctcccgttgtggagcacaggctccggacgcgcaggctcagcggccatggctcacgggcccagccgctccgcggcatgtgggatcttcccggaccagggcacgaacccatgtcccctgcatcggcaggcggactctcaaccactgcgccaccagggaagccccaggggttACTTTTGAACAGATTAATCTTGCATTCTGATGACTTTAGAAACAAACTCCTGTGTATACTGGGATTCCATTGTAGTTGTTTTCTATAAATGTGTTGTTAAACGAATATAAATACAGAACACTGAGTGATATTTCACTTTTGCAATGTAATGACATCaaataaggtaaaaaaaatgcaaattgaatGTAATTCTAAAGGTTGAACTTTttgaataaaagcaaaatgatcacttctaggtttttgttttgttttgcattctaCTTATAAAAGCATTGTTACATTTAAATGAACTTTTGGATAACTAAGATATCTTACCTTTCAGATGTTCTAGTTTTATATTTCTAAGTTTTAGCACTTCATCTGTAATCTTCTGTATCAGGAAGTTCTGTGTTTTTTCTCGCCGAATAGATTCAACCAGGGTATCTAgtcctttggggttttcttgtaaGTAGTCTAACAATTTTCCAGCCCTTTTTCTACTTGATGTTCGACAAGaaatttcttcagtgtcttctctACTGAGTATTTTTTTTGCACGTAGATGATCAAAATGTCTCTCAGCTATGATTTTTTCACACAGGTATACACGCAAATTTTCTAAAGcctaaaagatataaaaaatgcctcaatgtatcttttttttttaacacctaagGAAATCACAAAGGTGACTGATCAGTTAGGAATCTGACTGGTGAGAGAAAACATCCTGAAGTCAGGAGGCTCAGCCCTACTAAAGGCATGCTATTAAAATGAAGGTCCGGTTAGACAGAAGTAGGTCCCTGACTAGATATTCCTCACTGCTTCCTCACTGCTCTGATCTCATCTTCATATCTATAAACCAAGACCAAACTGTTGTGAGGAGGGGGCCAGTCTAATCTAGGGGGCTTGGGTCTGTGGAAATAGGGAGGTCTGCTGAGGGCCTTCAGAGGTAAAGTTGAGAGCAGAGGTTACTGTACATTTTAGTTTCCATTTAGCAAGGAATCCAGGATTAGTCAGGACCAGAGAGGATAACTCACAGTTTATAACTTTCTCATGTTATTAATTTTCCATCTTTCTAGAgtgaaaccacacacacacacacacacacacacacaaagagagagagagagaaagaaaaagaaagaacctaAAACAAAAGGGACCATACTGGGTCTATCTTTGGAGTCAGTTGGCAAGACTGTAGTCTAACTCAGCCTTGGAAGAAGGAAGGTAGAAAGGTATGGGGGGAAAGAAACCTAAAGGAATAGTGgatattggaaaaaattaaagaaataaaaagaaatcacataCACAGGCCTAGACCTGAGAATTGCCTAATGAGGCTTAATTAGTCAAAAATCAATGTGGGTCCTAATAAATGGTATTAACAATTTGATGTGAGTGGCTGTATTATAGCTCCTCCATTTACTAAATATGCAATCTTGGGTAACttaactcctctgtgcctcagtttcctcatctgagtgTAATGAGAAATAAATTAACACACGTAAAGCACTTGAgaaagtgcctggtacatagtaagtgatGAGTAAATGTtagtgatgatgacaatgatgactAACTTGATTCACACTGACAATGATGAACTAAAGACAATGGAAAATCTTCAAAGTATATGAGAGTATATGGTGGCAGAAAAGTAGGTTAGGTGAAGGGTTCCTACAGTTCTCAGTCCACTGAATTCCCACGAGAAACATTTCACATATCTAAATGCCAAATATGCCAAGTGCTGAGCAGTGGATATGCAAAGATGAACAAGACTTGAAACCTGCATGCAAAGGGCACATGGTCTAGTTGAAGAATACATTATCAACTCAAGCTAAAAATTATGAGACAATGGAATATGACCTGGAAAAAAAGATATAGGTCAAGTACTGGGGAAGCAACCAACTCTGCCTCCAGGACCTGGGAAATTTACAGAGACTACACCTGACCTAGAGGCATGAAAGGTAGGCAATGAGGGAAATTACATTTCCCTATAGTCAAAACCTCATCAAAGGTTTATAAATAAGAGGCAATAAGAAAACTTTTACAGAGGGTTGGGGGAAAGCAAAAATTGGGGTCAAAGGAGAGCAATTAGAAGACTGCTGCAATATCTTACATATGATAAGCTGAGTGCACGAATTTAA belongs to Pseudorca crassidens isolate mPseCra1 chromosome 2, mPseCra1.hap1, whole genome shotgun sequence and includes:
- the BCL10 gene encoding B-cell lymphoma/leukemia 10, with product MEPTAPSLTEEDLTEVKKDALENLRVYLCEKIIAERHFDHLRAKKILSREDTEEISCRTSSRKRAGKLLDYLQENPKGLDTLVESIRREKTQNFLIQKITDEVLKLRNIKLEHLKGLKCSSCEPFPDGATNNLSRSNSDDSNFSEKLRASTVIYHPEGESSTAPFFSTDSSLNLPVLEVGRTENPTFSSTTLPRPGDPGAPPLPPELQLEEEGTCGNSSEMFLPLRSRALLRQ